Proteins from one Oncorhynchus masou masou isolate Uvic2021 chromosome 12, UVic_Omas_1.1, whole genome shotgun sequence genomic window:
- the LOC135550126 gene encoding protein S100-A1-like, whose protein sequence is MPSDLERAMESMITVFHKYAAKEGSGNTLSRRELRDLMENELSGFLKSQKDPATVDKIMKDLDSNGDGEVDFEEFVSLVVGLSIACEQCYQMHKKKMGK, encoded by the exons ATGCCATCAGACCTGGAACGAGCAATGGAGTCCATGATCACTGTGTTCCACAAGTATGCTGCTAAGGAGGGCAGTGGCAACACTCTGAGCCGCCGTGAGCTAAGGGACCTGATGGAGAACGAGCTCTCTGGCTTCCTCAAG TCTCAGAAGGACCCAGCCACAGTAGACAAGATCATGAAGGATCTGGACTCTAAtggtgatggagaggtggactTTGAGGAGTTTGTTTCTCTAGTTGTGGGCCTGTCCATCGCCTGTGAACAGTGCTACCAAATGCACAAGAAGAAGATGGGGAAGTGA